Sequence from the Seriola aureovittata isolate HTS-2021-v1 ecotype China chromosome 6, ASM2101889v1, whole genome shotgun sequence genome:
CAACTCACGACTCTGCAGAGTAAGAACCGATCAGTGATCGATCATCACGCAGCGATCAATAAACGCCTTCTGTTCATTCTtcttaatgtgtctgtgtctttcctCCAGACCGGAGCCCGCAGAACCAGAACACCCTGCCCCCCAGGAGGACTCCAACGTCTCCAGTGActcctccccacctcctccctcctcctcgcCCGTCTCCCCCGACGACAGGCAGATCGTCActctggtggaggaggaggaggatgaagagccCAGACAGTCGACCGTCAccctgatggaggaggagggagaggaggaggaagagaagagagaggaggagacgcggagggaggcagacaggaaCCAGTGGGAGAGCCGGACGTACTgtcccttctcctccttctcctccctgtctctgtcctgcGTGGTCACTCTGCCGGAGCTGCTCCACCGCTGGTGCTCCGCCCGGCTCGCCAAGGAGAGGCTGCGCAGCCTCAGGCGGAGGCAGACCAGCGCTCAATCACAGACTCACCTGGTAGTGAACACACCTGTCCTCACGAGCACACCCCCACACATCCCTGTCCCtgcacccacccccccacaggAAGCCCTCCCCCTCACAGAGAAGGCCCCGGAGCCCGAGGTGTCCGCCCGGGGCCAGACGGAGGGCGAGGCGTacgtcactcacacacatgtcAACACTCACACTCCAGACCTGCACATGCTGCTGGAGCCCAGCAGGACCTCCATCACCCCCCCACACAGCTTCTCAGACGTCCACAGCTCTGTGACGCGGCCCACCCCCACCCACGAGGAGAAGCTGCCCCCCCCCATCAAAGACGCAGCCCTGGACCCAGtcctcacccccccccttcAAGCAGTCTCCATCCCAGAGACGCAGCAGGCCAGCAgcaccacccccaccctctctgtcagcccccccacacaccccctgTCCTCAGAGACGGCGTCTCCTGGTGTGACGGTTCCTCCCGTCAAGGAGACGCCTGTTCAGCCGCTCCCCACCGCATCACGGCCTGAAGAcctgatccccccccccactgacCTGCCGGCAGCTGTCCCATCGACGGACGCTCACACAGACGCAGCGAAGCCCGGCGCAGACGCTGGCGACTCGCAGAGACGCGGCGCCCAGACTCACGGGGAGCAGGCGGACTCTGTCCCTCAGACCGGAGAGCCCCCCCGGGCGGACGACTCGGTGGACGAGGACCTGCTGAGCGCTAACGGGAACGGCAACGTCCAGCGGACAGCCACAGACTTCTATGCAGAGCTGCAGAACGGGGGGGATTATAACGGCGGGGCGGCGAACGGCAACGGCGTGCTGTTGAACGGGGCGGCGGTGCACGGCTCCAGCCAGAAGGAGAGCGTGTTCATGAGGCTGAACAACAGGATCAAAGCTCTGGAGATGAACATGAGTCTGTCCAGCAGATACCTGGAGGAGCTCAGCCAGAGGTGAAACATCTGGACACTcagattattatttatattataattatttatatatgtgattttatagtttttacCTTCATTCCACGATTAATCCTGGTGATGGCGAGGACTCGAAGTCACTCTGACCCAGAGCTGAACCTGATGCTTTACATGATCTGAATCTATTTGGAATAATATCAGTGTGCATGTAAACGTGTTATAAAGTGGTAATAACACGTGTCAGGCGTCACAGCTACAGGTGCGTCACAGCTACAGGTGTGTGGAGAGGTATGAGCAGTTTTGCATTTGTCCTCTTCAGGTACCGTAAACAGATGGAGGAGATGCAGAGAGCGTTCAACAAGACCATCATCAAACTGCAGAACACGTCCCGCATCGCTGAAGAGCAGGTGCGTCAGAGTTCAGTCCGTCACAGCAGTGAACACCTGAGTCCTCACCTGTTGAACAGCtgagtcactgtcactgttttcctTTCAGGACCAGAAGCAGACCGACTCCATCCAGGTGCTGCAGAACCAGCTGGAGAACGTCACCAAGCTGATGTTAAATCTCACGGCTGCGGTCGgccagctgcagagagaggtgaCGCACACTCGCCACAGAGCTCACAGCGCACGCCGCCTGCCGCTCGCTCACTGGAGACGGGTTCATGTTTATGGCCTCGGCTTCCGTGAGCAGCTTGATGCAACCGGCGAATCATTTGTGCTCAATGTTCAATTTAGCAATTTCATTTGTGACTCTATTGACGGCACCACGTTCTTCATCCAACAAGTTCCTTTTCCTCCGACGTTATTCTCAAATTGAGCCTCACGCCAAACGGAGGAGGATTAGAGCCacatgtgattatttttttatcctgacTTTAAACTCGACATGTGACCTTGAGTCAGAGGGTTGTTGGATGTTCAGCAGTTTGAAACCAGAATGAAAACAGGCTGAACAGAAAAGCTGTGAGGGAATGATGTGGCTGGTGTTTGAATACTTGCCGTTCCTCCTGTGGACAGTTTGTCCAGGACTCAGTCGTAGAGTTGGGAGAGAATACAGGAAGTAGATATACAGAGACGTCGCCGGGCCGTGTGCACACAGGAAGTCCGTTTGATTTCAAGGTAACAGATAAATGTGGAGGAAGCAAACATGACTTTCAGTGCTCCCAGATATTCCTGCTGGTGTTTCCCAGAATGAGTTTGATTCGCACTGAAACAGCTGAGTGACCTTCACTGAGAGCAACAGTCAGCTGCTTTGTCTGAAGAAGCTTCTGCTTCCAGCCGAGGAGTAAATACTCAGCGCtctgagagagaagcagctgccAACGGCCGCAAAAGaatttcaattaaatttacAGCGAAAGCCAAAAATAGTGTTCGGCCTCTACCACAAACACTGGGGTTGGTTTGTTTTGCAGACCCTTGTAAAGCAAATGAGCGCAGCAGCAGAATGTGTTGCCGTGTGTTAAACAGTTTCCATGTGCAGTGCGGCGGTTGATCCTCACGTCAGTGTCTCTGGTCCTGACGAGGTGACGGGCGTCAGAGCTGCAGCGTCACTCTTCACTCTGGGTGTTTGTCTCGGCAGGTGTCCGACCGTCAGAGTTACCTGGTCGTGTctctggtcctgtgtctgtctctgggCCTCCTGCTGTGTCTGCAGTGCTGCCGCAGCTCCGCCCCCAGCCCCAgcaccactgctgctgccctcccCAAGAGCAACCACTACCCCAGCCCTAAAaggtgtgacacacacacacacacacacacacacacactctgtctctcctgtgaGTGTTGGCGCTGACGTCAGTGTCGTCTCCTCCTCAGATGCTTCTCCTCTTACGACGACATGAGCCTGAAGCGGAGGGTCACCTGTCCGCTGGTCCGCTCCAAGTCGTTCCACCTGTCCTCCACAGAAGGtaagagcccccccccctctgaaaacacacacacagcgtacACACTGTGCTCAGGCCGCTCCTCCGGTTCTCTGTAATGTTCTCTtgtgtttctccctctgccATTGATCGCCATTGAAACACGAGCAGCTGCGAGGCGTGAAGCGTCCGCTCTCAGCAGCGTAGACCCGTCAGGCCGAGCTGTCTCACGCCGCCGCAGCTCGCACCGCTCAGCTGTCCGCATCCACGCACTGCCCACtccttcctccatcttctccactctccctctctctctatctccacCGTTTCCTCTCACGCATGTTGCCCCGCTCAGCGGCTGACGTCCCGGGGGGTCGCCCCCCCCCCTGCagggagaggctgctgcaggaaacagaagaaTAAAATCTGTGACTCATGAAACCTAAAACTCCCTCTGCTGTTCATTATCCCTCAGCtgagtgtgtgggagagagagagagagagagggagagagagagtgagtggaCCCTTGAGCTGAGAGACTGTCATCGCCAGCTTGTGCCACATGCAGCTGAAGAGTGTAATGATAGAGCTCGATGCTTCGCTGGCTCATGGACTTTTGCAAGTAGTAATTAATAAAAGAATAAGTGGTTAATGCTTCTCTGTGATTAGAGCTTCCTCTAGTTCTTCTAGTCAAAGTGTTGTGCAGACATGAAGCCATGATGCATTATATGAAACTACTTGCAAGGTCACGTCATGCTTGTTACATGTATGTATTCCTGTTTCCCATTCCATCATTAACCAcgcccctctctcccctccccagTAGGTCCAGATGACTTGTACATTGTAGAACCTCTAAGGTTTTCTCCAGAGAAAAAGGTACAGTGTCTGTTCCCACCGCTGCTGTGACGGCCGCCTTTACTGTCAGTGCTGTGTTGTTTCCTAGTGTCAGTCAGGAGCTCCACCCCTGCTGTGTCTGTTAACCACTGTGGGCTGTTTATTCCTCCGCCCGGCGACAGGCAGAgcggcggccattttgttttcaggccGTCCGTCTGTCTcgttctcatggacacgatatctcagaaacgccTCGACAGAGCtgcttcacatttggcacaaacattcactaggactcaaagatgaactgagattagattttgggggtcaaaggtcaaaggtcaaggacgtggtgacctcacaaaacaatgttttggccttgtgaacacgtTATCTCCGTAACACCTTAAAGGAACTTtaacatttggcacaaacgttcattttgactcaaggatgaactgattagatcttgatggctaaaggtcaaaggtcaagctcacAGTTAGTATTTTATATGATATAGTctgtggcggagggatacaaccacgaggaggtgattagTTTTAAATAAGTCAGTCAGCTGTAGTCTATCACTCCTACCAGACTGTCCCGCCCTcctctgacctgtgacctcAGTGTGCAGCACAATAGTGGTTAACACGGCTTCACATTATTACATGTTTGactttctttaaatgtttacttcattattttcttcttctctcttgttttttttcttctgtagaaAAAACGCTGCAAGACAAAGTCACTGGACAAGGTTGAGAGTGTGAAGGCGTCCGATCCCTCTGCTCCGCTCACAAACGGCGGCCCCAAGTGTAACGGCTTCCACCCATGCCTCCCTGCCCCGCCCCCTGCCctaccccctcctcctcctcttcctctccctcctcccccgcCGCCGCCTCGCCCTCcctccacagaggaggagccGCCGTTGCCAACTTGCACCTCCAAGGAGTTCCCGTCAGagaccagcagctgcagctcatccaCCCACTCCGAGGAGTCCTACACGAGccgcctcccccctccctctcccacctTCCCCACCGCCGGCCTGTGCAACGGCCACAGCCTGAGCTTCCCCCTCCAGCAGTCCCCCGCCAAGTCCCGTCACGAGAAACGCTCCGTGAAGCGGCGGAAGTCGCGGCAGACGGAGCTGCAGTTCCCGCACATGCCTGCGGGGGGCGTGGCCACGCTGCccagcctgcagcagctgatgaaggGAAACAAGGAGATCAGTGTCGGGACCATCAGGGTGACCGCCGTCACCGGACACGTctgaaacactcacactcacttttACACAActctgtgcgcacacacacacacacacacacacacacacacacacacacacacacacacacacacacacacacacagagagtatATGGTAGCAGACTTGTGAGGAGATGAGGTCTTACTGCATCCCAAAGaaccacatttcccatgagcACCTAGGCGCACCGTGGAACTGCAGTGGCTCTGGCAGCAGTAGCTCCTCCCCCTGTCACAGACCTGTTTAAGGTCACGTGCCTTTATACCTGTTCCAGACCTTTTAAAGCTTCGTGCTGTGGGCGGGAGACTCTGTGCTGGGGAGGGACACATTCATACAAATCCATTCACGTGTGTTCAAGAGGTTTTTTTCTAATGGATAAGCACATTGTCCCATGacagcccccacccccacccccccaccccgacTCTGAGCACAGCGAGGAGAGGTGTGGCCTCGACTCCACGCTCCTCCTCCTACAGGAAGCATCAAGTGTTAGTCTGATCCTCTGAGAGCACGAcggatttcttcttctttccttcttgtCCGACGTCGTCATCACTTTGATCTCGTGTTGCATCCCAACATGTAGGTGTTTGTATGGgaccatctctctgtctgtctgtctgtctctgtctgtctgtctctgtctctgtctgtctgtctctctgtctctgtctgtctgtctctctgtctgtctctctgtctgtctgtctctgtctgtctctctgtctgtctctgtctgtctctcattctgtctctgtctgtctctctgtctgtctctctgtctgtctctctgtctgtctctctgtctgtctctgtctgtctctctgtctgtctctgtgtctgtctctctctctgtgtctgtctctgtcacaccGACCGTCAGAGCTGAATGAAGAAAGTGACGCTGCCTGTGGTGAAGCAGTGAATGTGTCcgtccctgcagcagcagcagctgtgtgacgATCCTCAGGTAgtcagagaggtcagagaggtcagagaggtcagagaggtcagagaggtcagagaggtcagagaggtcagagaggtTGTTGCTGTTACAGATGAAGGTGAATATTACAGGGTTCAGACTTTATACTTtgtcttttcatattttattttttctttcatccataACTGAGCCGTGCTCCTCTCTTATTGTTGGTCAGAAGGAAAAaggtttctctctttatttttatttgtggggGGGCACAGGGTAGCACAGTTGAATGTTTACACTTTTaccacacctacacacacctacacacacctacacacacctacacacacacacacacac
This genomic interval carries:
- the suco gene encoding SUN domain-containing ossification factor isoform X5 gives rise to the protein MKRLRVLLVCLVVALLCWFPSQHVFCSEQSSSGSGQSAGDNNPVGHEQEQELDSTQHKVDEWTTHTSYDMGLETERAALQLETHSYTHQEQTVNPQEAEVEETRPDPESDTVSAAPEPQPQTEPPHTDSDLQADTQDHDQDPPVSSTPEPAPAQGHVSTDGPAQAETHSDGPAAHPSLDSNQATLPDEADNTPTSQSAGPVHTGAVRVASAGDEFPVDSFVFAEHSDSQCGVIPPKLATCENSPFGSPLLSVDDAGVEDQRSDHSLSSGPEAELQPAPGNVDQEQQQQQQQQQQQQQRQQQQQRRRQELEDGLSDLDREANTSHHQEQQAGEASIGRETDPSVPSKEDIPTFDEWKKQVMEVEKEKSQSLHTSASGSPHPVKKVQKNFKNNYASVECGAKILSANNEAKSTSAILMENMDLYMLNPCSNKIWFVIELCEPIQVKQLDIANFELFSSTPKDFLVSISDRYPTNKWVKLGTFHARDERIVQSFPLDEQLYAKYVKMFIKYIKVELLSHFGSEHFCPLSLIRVFGTSMVEEYEEIADSQYPSERLEYLDEDYDYPPGYQPSEDKASKNLLGSATNAILNMVNNIAANVLGGKPELEGGAETGGNTTAEGDGKTGGTEVKAKPPETTHDSAEPEPAEPEHPAPQEDSNVSSDSSPPPPSSSPVSPDDRQIVTLVEEEEDEEPRQSTVTLMEEEGEEEEEKREEETRREADRNQWESRTYCPFSSFSSLSLSCVVTLPELLHRWCSARLAKERLRSLRRRQTSAQSQTHLVVNTPVLTSTPPHIPVPAPTPPQEALPLTEKAPEPEVSARGQTEGEAYVTHTHVNTHTPDLHMLLEPSRTSITPPHSFSDVHSSVTRPTPTHEEKLPPPIKDAALDPVLTPPLQAVSIPETQQASSTTPTLSVSPPTHPLSSETASPGVTVPPVKETPVQPLPTASRPEDLIPPPTDLPAAVPSTDAHTDAAKPGADAGDSQRRGAQTHGEQADSVPQTGEPPRADDSVDEDLLSANGNGNVQRTATDFYAELQNGGDYNGGAANGNGVLLNGAAVHGSSQKESVFMRLNNRIKALEMNMSLSSRYLEELSQRYRKQMEEMQRAFNKTIIKLQNTSRIAEEQDQKQTDSIQVLQNQLENVTKLMLNLTAAVGQLQREVSDRQSYLVVSLVLCLSLGLLLCLQCCRSSAPSPSTTAAALPKSNHYPSPKRCFSSYDDMSLKRRVTCPLVRSKSFHLSSTEAARREASALSSVDPSGRAVSRRRSSHRSAVRIHALPTPSSIFSTLPLSLSPPFPLTHVAPLSG
- the suco gene encoding SUN domain-containing ossification factor isoform X2; the protein is MKRLRVLLVCLVVALLCWFPSQHVFCSEQSSSGSGQSAGDNNPVGHEQEQELDSTQHKVDEWTTHTSYDMGLETERAALQLETHSYTHQEQTVNPQEAEVEETRPDPESDTVSAAPEPQPQTEPPHTDSDLQADTQDHDQDPPVSSTPEPAPAQGHVSTDGPAQAETHSDGPAAHPSLDSNQATLPDEADNTPTSQSAGPVHTGAVRVASAGDEFPVDSFVFAEHSDSQCGVIPPKLATCENSPFGSPLLSVDDAGVEDQRSDHSLSSGPEAELQPAPGNVDQEQQQQQQQQQQQQQRQQQQQRRRQELEDGLSDLDREANTSHHQEQQAGEASIGRETDPSVPSKEDIPTFDEWKKQVMEVEKEKSQSLHTSASGSPHPVKKVQKNFKNNYASVECGAKILSANNEAKSTSAILMENMDLYMLNPCSNKIWFVIELCEPIQVKQLDIANFELFSSTPKDFLVSISDRYPTNKWVKLGTFHARDERIVQSFPLDEQLYAKYVKMFIKYIKVELLSHFGSEHFCPLSLIRVFGTSMVEEYEEIADSQYPSERLEYLDEDYDYPPGYQPSEDKASKNLLGSATNAILNMVNNIAANVLGGKPELEGGAETGGNTTAEGDGKTGGTEVKAKPPETTHDSAEPEPAEPEHPAPQEDSNVSSDSSPPPPSSSPVSPDDRQIVTLVEEEEDEEPRQSTVTLMEEEGEEEEEKREEETRREADRNQWESRTYCPFSSFSSLSLSCVVTLPELLHRWCSARLAKERLRSLRRRQTSAQSQTHLVVNTPVLTSTPPHIPVPAPTPPQEALPLTEKAPEPEVSARGQTEGEAYVTHTHVNTHTPDLHMLLEPSRTSITPPHSFSDVHSSVTRPTPTHEEKLPPPIKDAALDPVLTPPLQAVSIPETQQASSTTPTLSVSPPTHPLSSETASPGVTVPPVKETPVQPLPTASRPEDLIPPPTDLPAAVPSTDAHTDAAKPGADAGDSQRRGAQTHGEQADSVPQTGEPPRADDSVDEDLLSANGNGNVQRTATDFYAELQNGGDYNGGAANGNGVLLNGAAVHGSSQKESVFMRLNNRIKALEMNMSLSSRYLEELSQRYRKQMEEMQRAFNKTIIKLQNTSRIAEEQDQKQTDSIQVLQNQLENVTKLMLNLTAAVGQLQREVSDRQSYLVVSLVLCLSLGLLLCLQCCRSSAPSPSTTAAALPKSNHYPSPKRCFSSYDDMSLKRRVTCPLVRSKSFHLSSTEGPDDLYIVEPLRFSPEKKKKRCKTKSLDKVESVKASDPSAPLTNGGPKCNGFHPCLPAPPPALPPPPPLPLPPPPPPPRPPSTEEEPPLPTCTSKEFPSETSSCSSSTHSEESYTSRLPPPSPTFPTAGLCNGHSLSFPLQQSPAKSRHEKRSVKRRKSRQTELQFPHMPAGGVATLPSLQQLMKGNKEISVGTIRVTAVTGHV
- the suco gene encoding SUN domain-containing ossification factor isoform X1, whose product is MKRLRVLLVCLVVALLCWFPSQHVFCSEQSSSGSGQSAGDNNPVGHEQEQELDSTQHKVDEWTTHTSYDMGLETERAALQLETHSYTHQEQTVNPQEAEVEETRPDPESDTVSAAPEPQPQTEPPHTDSDLQADTQDHDQDPPVSSTPEPAPAQGHVSTDGPAQAETHSDGPAAHPSLDSNQATLPDEADNTPTSQSAGPVHTGAVRVASAGDEFPVDSFVFAEHSDSQCGVIPPKLATCENSPFGSPLLSVDDAGVEDQRSDHSLSSGPEAELQPAPGNVDQEQQQQQQQQQQQQQRQQQQQRRRQELEDGLSDLDREANTSHHQEQQAGEASIGRETDPSVPSKEDIPTFDEWKKQVMEVEKEKSQSLHTSASGSPHPVKKVQKNFKNNYASVECGAKILSANNEAKSTSAILMENMDLYMLNPCSNKIWFVIELCEPIQVKQLDIANFELFSSTPKDFLVSISDRYPTNKWVKLGTFHARDERIVQSFPLDEQLYAKYVKMFIKYIKVELLSHFGSEHFCPLSLIRVFGTSMVEEYEEIADSQYPSERLEYLDEDYDYPPGYQPSEDKASKNLLGSATNAILNMVNNIAANVLGGKPELEGGAETGGNTTAEGDGKTGGTEVKAKPPETTHDSAEPEPAEPEHPAPQEDSNVSSDSSPPPPSSSPVSPDDRQIVTLVEEEEDEEPRQSTVTLMEEEGEEEEEKREEETRREADRNQWESRTYCPFSSFSSLSLSCVVTLPELLHRWCSARLAKERLRSLRRRQTSAQSQTHLVVNTPVLTSTPPHIPVPAPTPPQEALPLTEKAPEPEVSARGQTEGEAYVTHTHVNTHTPDLHMLLEPSRTSITPPHSFSDVHSSVTRPTPTHEEKLPPPIKDAALDPVLTPPLQAVSIPETQQASSTTPTLSVSPPTHPLSSETASPGVTVPPVKETPVQPLPTASRPEDLIPPPTDLPAAVPSTDAHTDAAKPGADAGDSQRRGAQTHGEQADSVPQTGEPPRADDSVDEDLLSANGNGNVQRTATDFYAELQNGGDYNGGAANGNGVLLNGAAVHGSSQKESVFMRLNNRIKALEMNMSLSSRYLEELSQRYRKQMEEMQRAFNKTIIKLQNTSRIAEEQDQKQTDSIQVLQNQLENVTKLMLNLTAAVGQLQREVSDRQSYLVVSLVLCLSLGLLLCLQCCRSSAPSPSTTAAALPKSNHYPSPKRCFSSYDDMSLKRRVTCPLVRSKSFHLSSTEVGPDDLYIVEPLRFSPEKKKKRCKTKSLDKVESVKASDPSAPLTNGGPKCNGFHPCLPAPPPALPPPPPLPLPPPPPPPRPPSTEEEPPLPTCTSKEFPSETSSCSSSTHSEESYTSRLPPPSPTFPTAGLCNGHSLSFPLQQSPAKSRHEKRSVKRRKSRQTELQFPHMPAGGVATLPSLQQLMKGNKEISVGTIRVTAVTGHV
- the suco gene encoding SUN domain-containing ossification factor isoform X4; the protein is MKRLRVLLVCLVVALLCWFPSQHVFCSEQSSSGSGQSAGDNNPVGHEQEQELDSTQHKVDEWTTHTSYDMGLETERAALQLETHSYTHQEQTVNPQEAEVEETRPDPESDTVSAAPEPQPQTEPPHTDSDLQADTQDHDQDPPVSSTPEPAPAQGHVSTDGPAQAETHSDGPAAHPSLDSNQATLPDEADNTPTSQSAGPVHTGVDDAGVEDQRSDHSLSSGPEAELQPAPGNVDQEQQQQQQQQQQQQQRQQQQQRRRQELEDGLSDLDREANTSHHQEQQAGEASIGRETDPSVPSKEDIPTFDEWKKQVMEVEKEKSQSLHTSASGSPHPVKKVQKNFKNNYASVECGAKILSANNEAKSTSAILMENMDLYMLNPCSNKIWFVIELCEPIQVKQLDIANFELFSSTPKDFLVSISDRYPTNKWVKLGTFHARDERIVQSFPLDEQLYAKYVKMFIKYIKVELLSHFGSEHFCPLSLIRVFGTSMVEEYEEIADSQYPSERLEYLDEDYDYPPGYQPSEDKASKNLLGSATNAILNMVNNIAANVLGGKPELEGGAETGGNTTAEGDGKTGGTEVKAKPPETTHDSAEPEPAEPEHPAPQEDSNVSSDSSPPPPSSSPVSPDDRQIVTLVEEEEDEEPRQSTVTLMEEEGEEEEEKREEETRREADRNQWESRTYCPFSSFSSLSLSCVVTLPELLHRWCSARLAKERLRSLRRRQTSAQSQTHLVVNTPVLTSTPPHIPVPAPTPPQEALPLTEKAPEPEVSARGQTEGEAYVTHTHVNTHTPDLHMLLEPSRTSITPPHSFSDVHSSVTRPTPTHEEKLPPPIKDAALDPVLTPPLQAVSIPETQQASSTTPTLSVSPPTHPLSSETASPGVTVPPVKETPVQPLPTASRPEDLIPPPTDLPAAVPSTDAHTDAAKPGADAGDSQRRGAQTHGEQADSVPQTGEPPRADDSVDEDLLSANGNGNVQRTATDFYAELQNGGDYNGGAANGNGVLLNGAAVHGSSQKESVFMRLNNRIKALEMNMSLSSRYLEELSQRYRKQMEEMQRAFNKTIIKLQNTSRIAEEQDQKQTDSIQVLQNQLENVTKLMLNLTAAVGQLQREVSDRQSYLVVSLVLCLSLGLLLCLQCCRSSAPSPSTTAAALPKSNHYPSPKRCFSSYDDMSLKRRVTCPLVRSKSFHLSSTEVGPDDLYIVEPLRFSPEKKKKRCKTKSLDKVESVKASDPSAPLTNGGPKCNGFHPCLPAPPPALPPPPPLPLPPPPPPPRPPSTEEEPPLPTCTSKEFPSETSSCSSSTHSEESYTSRLPPPSPTFPTAGLCNGHSLSFPLQQSPAKSRHEKRSVKRRKSRQTELQFPHMPAGGVATLPSLQQLMKGNKEISVGTIRVTAVTGHV
- the suco gene encoding SUN domain-containing ossification factor isoform X3 → MKRLRVLLVCLVVALLCWFPSQHVFCSEQSSSGSGQSAGDNNPVGHEQEQELDSTQHKVDEWTTHTSYDMGLETERAALQLETHSYTHQEQTVNPQEAEVEETRPDPESDTVSAAPEPQPQTEPPHTDSDLQADTQDHDQDPPVSSTPEPAPAQGHVSTDGPAQAETHSDGPAAHPSLDSNQATLPDEADNTPTSQSAGPVHTGAVRVASAGDEFPVDSFVFAEHSDSQCGVIPPKLATCENSPFGSPLLSVDDAGVEDQRSDHSLSSGPEAELQPAPGNVDQEQQQQQQQQQQQQQRQQQQQRRRQELEDGLSDLDREANTSHHQEQQAGEASIGRETDPSVPSKEDIPTFDEWKKQVMEVEKEKSQSLHTSASGSPHPVKKVQKNFKNNYASVECGAKILSANNEAKSTSAILMENMDLYMLNPCSNKIWFVIELCEPIQVKQLDIANFELFSSTPKDFLVSISDRYPTNKWVKLGTFHARDERIVQSFPLDEQLYAKYVKVELLSHFGSEHFCPLSLIRVFGTSMVEEYEEIADSQYPSERLEYLDEDYDYPPGYQPSEDKASKNLLGSATNAILNMVNNIAANVLGGKPELEGGAETGGNTTAEGDGKTGGTEVKAKPPETTHDSAEPEPAEPEHPAPQEDSNVSSDSSPPPPSSSPVSPDDRQIVTLVEEEEDEEPRQSTVTLMEEEGEEEEEKREEETRREADRNQWESRTYCPFSSFSSLSLSCVVTLPELLHRWCSARLAKERLRSLRRRQTSAQSQTHLVVNTPVLTSTPPHIPVPAPTPPQEALPLTEKAPEPEVSARGQTEGEAYVTHTHVNTHTPDLHMLLEPSRTSITPPHSFSDVHSSVTRPTPTHEEKLPPPIKDAALDPVLTPPLQAVSIPETQQASSTTPTLSVSPPTHPLSSETASPGVTVPPVKETPVQPLPTASRPEDLIPPPTDLPAAVPSTDAHTDAAKPGADAGDSQRRGAQTHGEQADSVPQTGEPPRADDSVDEDLLSANGNGNVQRTATDFYAELQNGGDYNGGAANGNGVLLNGAAVHGSSQKESVFMRLNNRIKALEMNMSLSSRYLEELSQRYRKQMEEMQRAFNKTIIKLQNTSRIAEEQDQKQTDSIQVLQNQLENVTKLMLNLTAAVGQLQREVSDRQSYLVVSLVLCLSLGLLLCLQCCRSSAPSPSTTAAALPKSNHYPSPKRCFSSYDDMSLKRRVTCPLVRSKSFHLSSTEVGPDDLYIVEPLRFSPEKKKKRCKTKSLDKVESVKASDPSAPLTNGGPKCNGFHPCLPAPPPALPPPPPLPLPPPPPPPRPPSTEEEPPLPTCTSKEFPSETSSCSSSTHSEESYTSRLPPPSPTFPTAGLCNGHSLSFPLQQSPAKSRHEKRSVKRRKSRQTELQFPHMPAGGVATLPSLQQLMKGNKEISVGTIRVTAVTGHV